Genomic segment of Bacteroidota bacterium:
TTGTTGCAGCTGATATTACCATTGCTTCGCAGGATGCTGCCGTCCGCGATTTTGCTTTAAGGAACCGAAATTCAACAACTCAGGATATTCAACAATACGGCCTTGAGCCCTGGGGAAGCGGCAAATACTCCATGCCCCTGTTAGGTCTGTTTTATTTATATGGTTCAGTTAAAAGTGATGAGCGTAGCAAACAAACCGCTTTGTTGGGATTAAAAGCATTTGTTGTGAGCGGTATAATTGTTACCATACCCAAGCAGTTTTTTCATCGCCACAGGCCTTGTCCATCTATTTATGGCGGAAAACCTGATGCCGGTTGTGCGACTTATGTGAATATTTTTTTTCAATCAAGTGATAATTCATTTCCATCGGGGCACAGCACATCGGCATTTGCCATGGCAACTGTTATATCCGAACAATACAAATACAAAAAATGGGTTCCGGTGGTTTCATATACTTTAGCTGGTTTAGCAAGCCTGTCGCGCGTTGAGTCGAACAAACATTGGGCTTCAGATGTTTTTATGGGAGCTGTTTTAGGATACAGCATTGGGAAATTTATTACAAGAAAAAAGAACTGGAAAGTACGGACGTTCTAAACTTCTTCTTTCAGAATATATCGGAAAAGGAGTGCTGCAGCTGCGGAACCGGTTATTGGTCCAACCAGGTATATCCAGGCATGATTTATCGGGTGACATTGACAAACACCAAGAATAGTTTCCATTAAAATAGGTATAACACCAACAGCAGGGTTATAAGCCCCGCCCGATATATAACTTCCGGCATAGCCGATTCCTGTAACAATTATTCCGATAGCTAACCCATAATAATGGTTGCCCGCATTTCTTTTAGCAACTGCAGTATACAAAATA
This window contains:
- a CDS encoding phosphatase PAP2 family protein, producing MKRIITILLIIFCSTCFSQTDTGFVRTGFNKAYFKSYIYDTRDVIISPFKSSPKQWLIFSAVVAADITIASQDAAVRDFALRNRNSTTQDIQQYGLEPWGSGKYSMPLLGLFYLYGSVKSDERSKQTALLGLKAFVVSGIIVTIPKQFFHRHRPCPSIYGGKPDAGCATYVNIFFQSSDNSFPSGHSTSAFAMATVISEQYKYKKWVPVVSYTLAGLASLSRVESNKHWASDVFMGAVLGYSIGKFITRKKNWKVRTF